Proteins from one Nicotiana tabacum cultivar K326 chromosome 23, ASM71507v2, whole genome shotgun sequence genomic window:
- the LOC107792378 gene encoding protein DETOXIFICATION 51-like produces the protein MCNPNTTPKFTNISKIDQKPPILSSQKSTQPHLFIDLLSLPQENPKQMHEKITASQIIQESREVFKLAFPIALTALILYSRSILSMLFLGHLGDTELAAGSLAIAFANITGYSVLSGLALGMEPLCSQAFGAQRPKLLSLTLQRSVVFLLCCCLPITFLWLNISHILLYLHQDPNITRLAHTYLVFSLPDLITNSFFHPIRIYLRAQGITYPLTLASLAGTVLHLPLNYLLVSSLQLGVAGVAIASATSNMAALVALCFYVIHDKPTWTKPSLECLTGWMPLVRLAAPSCVSVCLEWWWYEIMILLCGLLVDPKATVASMGILIQTTSFLYVFPSSLSFAVSTRVGNELGANRPDKARVSATVSILLAGLMGLSAMVFATTMRNIWAKMFTYDARIIEMTSVILPILGLCELGNCPQTVGCGVVRGTARPTTAANVNLGAFYLVGMPVAIGLGFWLGLGFVGLWVGLLAAQVCCAGLMLYVVGTTNWDCQAMRAQVLTCTGCGGNPVLPHSNYDDKEPLICVMVTSSNADT, from the coding sequence ATGTGCAATCCAAATACCACTCCTAAGTTCACCAATATCTCTAAGATTGATCAAAAACCACCAATATTATCATCACAAAAATCCACTCAACCCCACTTATTTATTGATCTTTTATCACTACCCCAAGAAAATCCCAAACAAATGCATGAAAAAATAACAGCATCACAAATCATCCAAGAAAGCAGAGAAGTTTTCAAACTTGCTTTCCCCATAGCACTCACTGCCTTAATCCTTTACTCTCGCTCCATTCTTTCTATGCTTTTCCTTGGCCATCTCGGTGATACTGAGTTAGCCGCTGGCTCTTTAGCTATTGCATTTGCTAATATTACTGGTTATTCAGTACTCTCTGGTCTTGCTTTAGGTATGGAACCTCTTTGTTCCCAAGCTTTTGGTGCTCAACGTCCCAAACTTCTGTCTTTAACTTTACAAAGGTCTGTTGTTTTCCTTCTTTGTTGTTGTTTGCCCATTACATTCCTTTGGCTAAACATTTCCCACATTTTACTTTATTTACACCAAGACCCCAACATCACCCGATTAGCTCATACCTATCTTGTTTTTTCACTCCCCGACCTTATTACTAATTCCTTTTTTCACCCTATACGTATTTACCTTCGAGCTCAAGGTATTACGTACCCGCTCACGTTAGCTTCTTTAGCGGGCACCGTTTTACATTTGCCCCTTAATTATTTGCTTGTCTCTTCGCTTCAACTTGGTGTAGCAGGAGTTGCGATTGCTTCCGCCACGTCGAACATGGCGGCACTCGTCGCACTTTGTTTTTACGTCATACACGACAAACCGACATGGACCAAACCTAGCCTTGAGTGCTTGACCGGTTGGATGCCCCTGGTTCGATTAGCCGCACCGAGTTGTGTTTCGGTTTGCCTAGAGTGGTGGTGGTACGAGATCATGATATTGTTGTGCGGACTACTTGTGGACCCCAAAGCCACCGTGGCATCCATGGGTATTTTGATCCAAACCACCTCTTTCCTCTATGTATTTCCCTCTTCTCTTAGTTTTGCAGTGTCTACTCGGGTCGGTAATGAACTTGGTGCAAACCGACCCGACAAGGCTCGGGTATCCGCTACGGTGTCAATCTTGTTGGCGGGTTTGATGGGCTTATCAGCTATGGTTTTTGCAACTACAATGAGAAATATATGGGCTAAAATGTTTACTTACGATGCACGAATTATAGAAATGACGTCGGTGATTTTACCCATACTAGGATTGTGTGAGCTAGGTAACTGTCCGCAAACCGTAGGATGTGGAGTTGTGCGGGGGACTGCGCGGCCAACCACGGCGGCGAATGTGAACCTTGGCGCATTCTATCTAGTGGGAATGCCTGTGGCTATTGGGCTTGGATTCTGGTTAGGATTGGGTTTTGTTGGACTTTGGGTCGGGTTACTTGCGGCCCAGGTTTGCTGTGCTGGGCTGATGTTGTATGTGGTAGGGACCACCAACTGGGATTGTCAAGCTATGAGAGCACAGGTGCTCACGTGCACCGGATGTGGTGGCAATCCTGTGCTTCCTCATTCTAACTATGATGATAAGGAGCCGTTGATTTGTGTGATGGTGACTTCATCAAACGCGGATACATAG
- the LOC142177445 gene encoding uncharacterized protein LOC142177445 isoform X2, with protein sequence MAYVGAPNFSATNAVFKKQSLRRINGILQPKKLPFSPLPNYNMLRTTMNLQSKASDKSDGKSVIMQVQELQVIVHDLLAEGMVINEAFQVATFIEKLPPLWKNFKNYLKHKRKEEDLIVRLRIEDDNKAADKKSRGNSTIMGANIVEEASTSKKRKKSSGPKNYLSKKKFKGNCHICENVGHKATECRAPKKDKKKSQANMIEKNDEIDDLCAMLSECNLVGNPREWWIDSGATRHVCANKELFTSFAPAGPNEIVCMVNSATAKIEGTGKIALKMTSGKIVTLNDVLHVPEMRKNLV encoded by the exons ATGGCGTATGTTGGAGCTCCTAACTTTTCTGCTACAAATGCTGTTTTTAAAAAACAATCATTGCGGCGGATTAATGGAATTTTACAACCCAAAAAGCTGCCATTTTCGCCTCTCCCTAACTATAATATGCTGAGGACGACGATGAATCTGCAATCTAAGGCTTCTGATAAG AGTGACGGTAAATCTGTTATAATGCAAGTCCAAGAAttgcaagttattgttcatgacctccttgctgaag gtatggtcataaatgaaGCGTTTCAAGTTGCGACATTTATTGAAAAGTTGCCTCCGCTGTGGAAAAACTTTAAGAATTACTTGAAACATAAGCGAAAGGAGGAAGACCTTATTGTTCGTCTACGGATTGAAGATGACAACAAGGCTGCTGAtaagaagtctcgtggaaattcaacaattaTGGGTGCAAATATTGTTGAGGAAGCTTCAAcgagcaaaaagagaaagaagtcatcTGGTCCAAAGAATTATCTAAGCAAAAAGAAGTTCAAAGGTAATTGCCACATCTGTGAAAATGTTGGACACAAGGCTACTGAATGTCGTGCACCAAAGAAGGACAAGAAGAAAAGTCAAGCAAACATGATtgagaaaaatgatgaaatagaTGATTTATGTGCCATGCTTTCGGAGTGCAACCTAGTCGGAAATCCTAGAGAATGGTGGATTGATTCGGGGGCAACTCGTcatgtttgtgctaacaaggagttGTTTACTTCTTTTGCTCCCGCTGGACCCAACGAGATAGTTTGTATGGTAAATTCCGCTACTGCAAAAATTGAAGGAACGGGCAAGATAGCTTtgaagatgacttctggcaagatTGTGACTCTAAATGACGTCCTTCATGTTCCAGAAATGCGGAAGAATTTAGTCTAG
- the LOC142177445 gene encoding putative caffeoyl-CoA O-methyltransferase At4g26220 isoform X1 produces MAYVGAPNFSATNAVFKKQSLRRINGILQPKKLPFSPLPNYNMLRTTMNLQSKASDKHICGTILYLNMPQTELTFSPQFYRCYRVTISDTWALSIIFRLFLLDEVSPWDGKGLLQSDELYQYVLETSVYPREPESLKEIRAITANHPEFYMEATPDSGQLIAMLLNLINAKRTIEIGVFTGYSVLLTALTIPDDGKIIAIDPDRESYELGLPVIQRAGVEYKIDFNDSPALPVLDKLLEDNVNRDSFDFAFVDADKTNYGNYHERLMQLVKVGGVIVYDNTLWYGTLVMPEEKVAELMRTERKY; encoded by the exons ATGGCGTATGTTGGAGCTCCTAACTTTTCTGCTACAAATGCTGTTTTTAAAAAACAATCATTGCGGCGGATTAATGGAATTTTACAACCCAAAAAGCTGCCATTTTCGCCTCTCCCTAACTATAATATGCTGAGGACGACGATGAATCTGCAATCTAAGGCTTCTGATAAG CACATATGTGGGACAATCCTATATCTGAACATGCCACAGACTGAGCTTACATTCAGTCCACAGTTCTATAGATGTTACAG AGTCACAATCTCAGATACTTGGGCTCTATCGATTATTTTTCGATTATTTTTATTGGATGAAGTTTCACCGTGGGACGGTAAGGGGTTATTGCAGAGTGACGAATTGTATCAG TATGTTTTGGAGACTAGTGTTTACCCAAGAGAACCAGAGTCTCTCAAAGAGATAAGGGCTATAACAGCAAATCATCCAGA GTTTTATATGGAAGCAACACCGGATTCAGGTCAACTGATAGCCATGCTCTTGAATCTAATAAATGCCAAAAGGACTATTGAAATCGGCGTCTTCACTGGATATTCTGTGCTTCTCACTGCTCTTACGATTCCTGATGATGGCAAG ATTATAGCCATAGATCCAGATCGAGAGTCATATGAATTGGGACTACCAGTCATCCAAAGAGCTGGAGTTGAATATAAAATCGATTTCAATGACTCTCCAGCTTTACCTGTTCTTGACAAACTCCTGGAAGAT AACGTAAACAGAGATAGTTTCGACTTTGCATTTGTAGACGCGGATAAAACTAATTACGGAAACTATCACGAGAGACTAATGCAGTTAGTGAAAGTTGGGGGTGTGATAGTGTATGATAACACACTCTGGTACGGAACACTTGTGATGCCAGAGGAAAAGGTTGCCGAGTTGATGAGAACAGAAAGGAAATACTAA
- the LOC107792379 gene encoding uncharacterized protein LOC107792379 translates to MACVTIVNCSILLNGESAEPFNAAKGLRQGDPMSSFLFAIAMEYLSRLLKGLKQDKQFKYHPRCSKLGITHLCFADDLLLFVRVYCGGMDPMQKAAVIQALSYTEGQLPFKYLGVPLDTKKLSILQLQPLITKMVAKITSWTAKKLSYAGRAQLVQTVLFAIQSYWAQLFTLPVQIVKLIEAYCRSYLWSGGNVLTKKLLLAWEKVCLPKSVGGLNLTNLQVWNSAAIAKTYWDLTHKQDKLWIKWIHAYYVKRQRIDDMSIPQSASWMIRKIFEAKQIINQLHRPLDEQTIIIKHIYLQLIPIHSKMDWRCLMFQNNARPKAIFTMWIQNHGRLLTKDRLKRWGLHMDETCVLCQADKETREHLFAECAYANRLWTRLSQWAQVHSIVPNIWIQYFQLIIHHSKGKTASAMLLKMMYVEYIYVLWRERNTRIFEGASREHEALAREVVSMCYFRADKKVKGLIQNL, encoded by the exons ATGGCTTGTGTGACAATAGTTAATTGCTCTATTTTGTTAAATGGAGAATCAGCAGAGCCTTTTAATGCAGCTAAGGGCTTGAGGCAAGGAGACCCAATGTCATCATTCTTATTTGCTATTGCTATGGAGTATCTGAGTCGACTACTCAAAGGATTGAAGCAAGATAAACAATTTAAATACCACCCTCGATGTAGCAAGCTTGGTATCACTCACTTGTGTTTTGCGGATGACTTATTACTATTTGTCAGAG TTTATTGTGGGGGCATGGATCCTATGCAAAAGGCAGCTGTCATTCAAGCTCTTAGTTACACTGAGGGGCAATTACCTTTTAAGTACTTAGGGGTTCCACTAGACACTAAAAAGCTATCCATTCTTCAGTTGCAGCCCCTCATTACTAAAATGGTAGCAAAAATAACATCTTGGACAGCAAAAAAATTATCTTATGCTGGCAGAGCTCAGTTGGTCCAAACAGTGTTGTTCGCAATACAATCTTATTGGGCTCAGTTGTTTACACTTCCAGTTCAGATTGTCAAATTAATTGAGGCTTACTGCAGAAGCTACCTATGGTCTGGTGGAAATGTGCTTACCAAAAAATTATTGCTTGCTTGGGAAAAGGTATGTCTCCCTAAATCTGTAGGGGGACTTAACCTTACTAATCTGCAGGTGTGGAATAGTGCTGCAATTGCCAAGACCTACTGGGATCTAACTCATAAGCAAGATAAGCTCTGGATCAAATGGATCCATGCTTATTATGTTAAAAGGCAAAGGATTGATGATATGAGCATCCCTCAGAGTGCAAGCTGGATGATCAGGAAGATCTTTGAAGCTAAACAGATAATCAATCAACTTCACAGACCACTGGATGAGCAAACGATTATAATTAAGCACATATACTTACAATTGATACCAATTCACTCTAAGATGGATTGGAGATGCTTAATGTTCCAGAACAATGCTAGACCTAAAGCCATATTTACTATGTGGATACAGAACCATGGAAGGCTGCTAACAAAAGATAGGCTGAAGAGATGGGGTCTCCATATGGATGAGACATGTGTGTTGTGCCAGGCTGATAAGGAAACAAGGGAACACTTGTTTGCAGAATGTGCATATGCCAACAGATTATGGACCAGGTTATCTCAATGGGCTCAAGTCCACTCCATTGTTCCCAACATTTGGATACAGTATTTCCAGCTCATCATTCATCACTCAAAGGGGAAGACAGCTTCAGCAATGCTACTTAAAATGATGTATGTTGAATACATATATGTGCTATGGAGAGAAAGAAATACTCGAATATTTGAGGGTGCAAGCAGAGAACATGAAGCACTGGCAAGGGAGGTTGTGAGCATGTGCTACTTTAGGGCAGATAAAAAAGTGAAGGGGCTGATACAGAacctataa